A single genomic interval of Spirosoma taeanense harbors:
- a CDS encoding twin-arginine translocation signal domain-containing protein: MASLSRRSFLQQASLAVAVGVPAPTLLPRKSGRSLTETINLGHNDFRYRVVPGWGVLDAGRNPVNDCHEMVQDAKGRIILLTNETKNNVLIYDKSGKLLETWGHDYPGGHGLTLGGEGNDQYLLIADTDRHQVIKTDLKGRELMKLDYPKETGMYAYPTQFKPTETAINPANGDIYVVDGYGLNHVMQYDKTGRLIRYWGGKGDTNDTFDCCHGVVVDQRNRANPTLLVTDRRHNALKRFSLDGKYLSTIALPGSYICRPVIHGDHLYGAVFRSTSDSYPDSGYITILDKNDRVVSTPGGSEPVYQDGKLGEQRKDRSSSVFLHPHDVLVDADENVYVAQWNSRKTYPIKLERVA, translated from the coding sequence ATGGCATCACTTTCGCGTCGATCATTCCTGCAACAGGCATCGCTGGCGGTAGCCGTCGGGGTACCTGCGCCAACGTTACTTCCCCGAAAATCAGGCCGATCATTAACCGAAACGATTAACCTCGGTCATAATGATTTCCGGTACCGCGTGGTGCCGGGCTGGGGCGTACTGGATGCGGGCAGGAATCCCGTCAACGACTGTCATGAGATGGTGCAGGATGCCAAAGGCCGGATTATCCTGCTAACCAACGAAACCAAAAACAATGTCCTGATCTACGACAAGTCGGGTAAGCTGCTGGAAACCTGGGGACATGACTATCCCGGCGGCCACGGTCTGACGCTGGGTGGAGAAGGCAATGACCAATACCTGCTCATTGCGGATACGGATCGGCATCAGGTGATTAAAACCGATCTGAAAGGCCGGGAGCTGATGAAGCTGGACTACCCGAAAGAAACCGGGATGTATGCGTACCCAACGCAGTTTAAACCCACAGAAACGGCTATTAACCCGGCCAATGGCGACATCTATGTAGTCGATGGGTACGGGTTAAATCACGTTATGCAGTACGACAAAACCGGCCGGTTGATTCGCTACTGGGGCGGAAAGGGCGATACCAACGATACCTTCGACTGCTGCCATGGCGTGGTTGTCGATCAGCGCAATCGGGCCAACCCAACCCTGCTGGTGACTGACCGCCGTCATAACGCGCTCAAGCGGTTCTCGCTGGATGGTAAGTATCTATCTACTATTGCCCTACCGGGGTCATACATCTGTCGCCCGGTGATTCACGGCGATCATCTTTACGGCGCTGTTTTCCGCAGTACGTCCGATTCGTATCCGGATTCAGGCTACATCACAATTCTGGACAAAAACGACCGGGTAGTTTCCACGCCGGGCGGTTCGGAGCCGGTTTACCAGGACGGTAAATTAGGGGAGCAACGTAAAGATCGCAGCAGTTCGGTTTTTCTGCATCCGCACGACGTTCTGGTCGATGCCGACGAGAATGTGTACGTTGCCCAGTGGAATTCCCGAAAAACGTATCCTATCAAATTAGAACGCGTCGCCTAA
- the mreC gene encoding rod shape-determining protein MreC translates to MGELVDFFIRSRNFILFVLLEVLSFYFIINTNNYWGATYFNTSNRYAAQVLAWSNAVNEFARLRQVNADLAMENERLNAQLTQLLQSKPAAPAEYAADSAFASRFKFTVAKVVNNTTQFANNYITIDKGTDDGIRPGMGVISPTGVVGRVKSCNRHFSVVTSILHSSFLVSSALTKAEEIGTARWDGVDPHLIKLNDISLTKPVAKGDSVVTSERNSTFPPGILVGRVRTVGVQPNRVFHDITLDLATNFSSLAFVYVVENRLQTEQEQLENQIETEK, encoded by the coding sequence ATGGGTGAGTTAGTTGACTTTTTTATCCGAAGCCGTAACTTCATTTTGTTTGTGTTGCTGGAGGTACTCAGCTTTTACTTCATCATCAACACCAACAACTACTGGGGCGCGACCTATTTCAATACCTCAAACCGGTACGCGGCACAGGTATTGGCGTGGTCGAACGCGGTCAATGAATTTGCCCGGCTTCGGCAGGTCAACGCCGACCTGGCGATGGAGAATGAGCGGCTGAATGCACAATTAACCCAGCTGCTACAAAGCAAACCCGCGGCCCCGGCCGAATATGCAGCCGACTCGGCCTTTGCCAGCCGGTTTAAGTTTACGGTGGCCAAAGTGGTAAACAACACTACGCAGTTTGCCAATAACTACATTACCATTGACAAAGGCACGGACGACGGCATCCGGCCGGGCATGGGCGTTATCTCACCAACGGGTGTCGTGGGTCGGGTAAAGTCGTGTAATCGTCATTTTTCGGTCGTTACGTCCATTCTTCATTCCAGTTTTCTGGTGTCCTCGGCGCTGACCAAGGCCGAAGAAATTGGAACTGCCCGCTGGGATGGCGTAGATCCGCACTTGATTAAACTGAATGACATTTCGCTCACGAAGCCAGTGGCCAAAGGCGATTCGGTGGTGACTTCGGAGCGTAACTCAACGTTTCCGCCCGGCATTCTGGTTGGGCGCGTCCGAACCGTTGGTGTTCAGCCTAACCGGGTCTTTCACGACATCACGCTTGATCTGGCTACGAACTTCAGCAGCTTAGCATTCGTGTATGTGGTCGAAAATCGTTTGCAGACCGAGCAGGAACAACTGGAAAATCAAATCGAAACCGAAAAATAA
- a CDS encoding c-type cytochrome domain-containing protein — MALVLNALILLQAAPAQPSDWLLFFGHFHPLIVHLPIGFLLIAGLLEIDRLTRRNSVSPHTITLILFWSAVSATLACVFGYLLSLGGGYETETLAEHQWQGIGVAVFAWIAWAVKSENLGRRIPFAQLMYLPALGISLMLLLIAGHHGANLTHGEDYLMQYAPAPLRTLAGLPPRQPTFKFEPITDVNQAMVYQQIVNPILQTRCVQCHNAGKSKAGLRLDTPEMIRKGYEDGPVFVAGKSSKSELIKVCLLPEDDDHHMPPKGKNQLTDSQIALLTWWIDQGATFDKKVSDLKVNEAIRPVLASLGGGQPIQTGGAGIATGPAPESPVLTMKVPAADPKTVDELKRTGLLVLPLSREQNQLEVSAVNARTFNDTQAALLPKLSQQVVWLKLGETDVTDAAMAYIAKLKNLQKLHLEQTRVTDSGIRQLKGLDNLEYLNLYGTGVTDAALVELAGLKRLKTVYLWQTKVTEQGIASLKKSRPQLDVVGGISEQALAEFAKTAAPETKGDESKRN; from the coding sequence ATGGCGCTGGTATTGAACGCGTTAATTCTGCTGCAGGCTGCTCCGGCGCAACCGTCTGACTGGCTGTTGTTCTTTGGGCATTTTCATCCGCTCATCGTTCACCTGCCAATTGGGTTTCTGTTAATAGCCGGATTGCTCGAAATCGATCGGCTCACCCGACGTAATTCGGTTAGTCCGCATACCATCACGCTGATCTTGTTCTGGTCGGCGGTGAGCGCTACGCTGGCCTGTGTGTTTGGTTATCTGCTGTCGCTGGGTGGGGGATACGAGACCGAAACGCTTGCAGAACATCAATGGCAGGGCATTGGTGTAGCGGTGTTTGCCTGGATTGCCTGGGCCGTGAAGTCTGAAAACCTGGGCCGTCGGATTCCGTTTGCCCAGTTAATGTACCTGCCCGCCCTGGGCATATCGTTAATGTTGCTGCTGATCGCCGGGCATCACGGCGCTAACCTGACGCATGGTGAAGACTATCTGATGCAGTATGCTCCGGCGCCACTGCGAACACTGGCCGGTTTACCACCCAGACAGCCGACCTTCAAATTCGAGCCGATTACCGATGTGAATCAGGCAATGGTGTATCAGCAAATCGTTAACCCAATCCTGCAAACTCGTTGCGTACAATGTCACAATGCGGGCAAATCGAAAGCAGGGTTACGGTTAGATACGCCCGAAATGATCCGGAAAGGCTATGAAGACGGTCCGGTGTTTGTGGCCGGCAAGAGCAGCAAAAGTGAGTTGATAAAAGTCTGTCTGCTGCCCGAAGATGACGATCATCACATGCCGCCCAAGGGTAAAAATCAACTGACCGATAGCCAGATTGCGCTTTTAACGTGGTGGATCGATCAGGGCGCTACGTTCGATAAAAAGGTATCGGATCTTAAGGTTAATGAGGCCATACGGCCCGTGCTGGCCTCGCTCGGTGGCGGGCAGCCCATTCAGACGGGCGGTGCTGGTATTGCCACCGGTCCCGCCCCTGAGTCACCCGTGCTAACGATGAAGGTTCCGGCAGCCGATCCGAAAACGGTTGACGAGCTAAAGCGAACGGGTTTGCTGGTTTTGCCGCTTTCGCGCGAGCAGAATCAGTTGGAAGTTAGCGCCGTAAACGCCCGGACGTTCAACGATACCCAAGCGGCTCTGCTGCCAAAACTAAGCCAGCAGGTTGTGTGGTTGAAATTAGGCGAAACCGACGTAACGGATGCGGCAATGGCCTATATCGCAAAACTAAAAAACCTGCAGAAGCTGCATCTGGAGCAAACGCGTGTTACGGATAGTGGTATCCGACAACTGAAGGGCCTGGATAATCTGGAATACCTGAACCTGTACGGTACGGGCGTTACCGATGCAGCTTTAGTTGAACTAGCTGGTCTGAAACGGTTGAAAACGGTCTACCTCTGGCAGACCAAAGTGACCGAGCAGGGAATTGCCAGCCTGAAAAAGTCCAGGCCACAGCTTGACGTGGTTGGTGGCATCAGCGAACAGGCCCTGGCCGAATTCGCCAAAACTGCTGCGCCAGAGACGAAAGGCGACGAGTCGAAGCGCAATTAA
- a CDS encoding GAF domain-containing protein — MAETLIIPQATDRRTVYESLIPQIAALVEGEPDLVANLANIAAALKEAFGFFWVGFYLKKDNQLVLGPFQGPIACTRIGFDKGVCGAAYTRRETILVPDVEQFPGHIACSSASRSEVVVPVFDQAGKVTMVLDVDSDQLNDFSETDAAGLERIAAIITNL; from the coding sequence ATGGCTGAAACACTCATCATACCCCAAGCCACCGATCGCCGGACGGTTTACGAAAGTCTGATTCCACAAATTGCGGCTCTGGTCGAAGGCGAACCGGACCTGGTCGCCAACCTGGCTAATATTGCAGCCGCTCTGAAGGAAGCTTTCGGATTTTTCTGGGTCGGTTTTTATCTGAAAAAAGACAACCAGCTCGTACTAGGGCCATTTCAGGGGCCCATTGCCTGTACGCGCATTGGCTTTGACAAGGGTGTATGCGGAGCCGCCTATACGCGCCGGGAGACTATTCTGGTACCCGACGTAGAGCAGTTCCCGGGGCATATCGCCTGTAGTTCAGCTTCCCGGTCGGAGGTTGTCGTGCCGGTGTTCGACCAGGCCGGAAAGGTTACGATGGTTCTTGACGTAGACAGTGATCAGCTGAATGATTTCAGCGAAACAGACGCTGCGGGTTTAGAACGGATTGCCGCCATCATTACCAACCTATAA
- a CDS encoding mechanosensitive ion channel family protein — translation MLDQLETWIRELIRWAGYVPNRDLSGWVLLIMAVLAGLVVDVIVTQTTRFIVHRRPFQTLALLKAHARWAFWVFVPSLFFLLATNVQSARFLRRHPVADKTAEVLFLLSTTWLVVKLLKVGELLLIRQYDTTQDVNLSQRKFVTQVRFVRRLVALGVIIIGSSLLLITFQGSRKVGLSVLTSAGVVSVLIGFAAQKTLANLLAGIQIALNQQIRLDDAVVVEKEWGRIEEINLTNVIVRLWDRRRLILPITYFVETPFENWTRNDASITGAVFLYLDYAVPVDKVREKARQLAEADPLWNGEVFAVQVTDTQPTCLVVRVLLSARDAPSAFDLRCHIREKLIEFIRDEYPQSFPQTRLMLAEEMRSREV, via the coding sequence ATGTTAGATCAACTCGAAACATGGATTCGTGAACTGATTCGCTGGGCTGGTTACGTTCCCAACCGCGACCTGTCGGGCTGGGTCCTGCTCATAATGGCTGTGCTGGCGGGTCTGGTGGTTGACGTTATTGTGACGCAGACAACCCGGTTTATTGTGCATAGGCGACCATTTCAGACGCTGGCGCTGCTGAAGGCGCACGCCCGCTGGGCTTTCTGGGTATTTGTGCCGTCGCTGTTCTTCTTGCTTGCGACGAATGTTCAGTCGGCGCGATTTCTGCGTCGGCATCCGGTAGCCGACAAAACCGCCGAGGTTCTGTTTCTGCTCTCAACGACCTGGCTGGTTGTGAAACTCCTGAAGGTCGGCGAGTTGCTGCTGATTCGTCAGTACGATACAACGCAGGATGTAAACCTGTCGCAGCGGAAGTTCGTCACGCAGGTGCGCTTCGTTCGGCGGCTGGTTGCGCTTGGCGTCATTATTATCGGTTCGTCGCTGCTGCTGATTACGTTTCAGGGTAGTCGGAAAGTGGGCCTAAGCGTCCTTACGTCGGCCGGGGTGGTGTCGGTCCTGATTGGTTTTGCGGCTCAGAAAACACTGGCTAATCTCCTGGCGGGTATTCAGATTGCGCTCAACCAGCAGATCCGGCTAGACGACGCCGTCGTAGTCGAAAAAGAGTGGGGACGTATCGAAGAAATTAACCTGACGAACGTTATCGTCCGGCTTTGGGACCGGCGTCGGCTGATTCTGCCCATCACGTATTTTGTCGAAACGCCCTTTGAGAACTGGACACGTAACGACGCGTCTATTACGGGTGCCGTGTTTCTGTATCTGGATTATGCCGTACCTGTCGATAAAGTTCGGGAAAAGGCACGCCAGCTTGCCGAAGCCGATCCGCTCTGGAATGGGGAAGTATTTGCCGTTCAGGTGACCGATACGCAACCTACATGCCTGGTTGTGCGCGTGCTGCTTTCGGCCCGCGATGCGCCTTCGGCCTTCGATCTGCGTTGCCATATCCGCGAAAAGCTTATCGAGTTTATACGCGACGAATATCCGCAAAGTTTTCCCCAGACGCGGCTGATGCTGGCGGAGGAAATGCGTTCGCGCGAGGTTTGA
- a CDS encoding DUF1553 domain-containing protein produces the protein MLTWSDIRFRSLILSATAGLFGASVWLTACRNSVEMPADIVAAEASLPEQIDYNLHVKPILSDRCFACHGPDKAKQQAGLRLDTPDGAYQALTKTGHTAVVPGNLNASELVHRIISSDPDEMMPTPESHLTLNAEEKALLIRWVEQGAEYKQHWSLIAPTMPEVPKVKDETWAKNDIDRFVLAKQEARKLRHAPEANKTTLLRRVSLDLTGLPPTPAEVDAFLTDKSPNAYEKVVNRLLNSPHYGERQAVEWLDVARYADTHGYQDDGLRTMWPYRDWVIRAYNRNLSFDRFITWQLAGDMLPKPNRDQLIATAFNRNHQQSQEGGIVDEEYRVEYVADRTATFGKAFLGLTTECARCHDHKYDPISQKDYFSLFAFFNSNNERGQIPYNGEAAPTVTLTTPATDAQLKFIREHLTPLEQKLNTNRPDYQQRFSQWLAKNERQSVVANDSGLIAHYTFDEADRTDIKAYLKAESEKRKLEEAKRKLEEARKKPGVKAEKKPEKKDPPKRKTKAELMKDPRNAFTNRVNDTIPAWLGGDSDNLPYTVPGRFGMARFLPGDSYISLPSDFAVFEQNQPFTISSWYKLSKPGIAATLLGRTTGPMDGQRGYQLDLLADGRLKVTLSHVWPANALDIESVDKVPVNAWFQVAFTYDGRGRANGLTLYLNGKPLRTRIIADNLQHSMVYGKDRSHWAQHSFYVGRMHDYFYKDFAVDELRIYNRCLTPIEMPRLAGAPDALVTALRTPVTQRTPAQRAGLYTYYVTTQDPVYRVAFAEAMKLRGEQLTLYTNSDQVMVMQERKYPRQTHLLKRGVYDAPGEVVMPAVLHSLNPMPDDLPKNRLGLAKWLLLPENPLFSRVIVNRVWQQYFGQGLAKNSDDFGNQGALPSHSELLDYLAVRFREGGKSVQPWNMKELQKLIVMSATYRQSSAVPERVREADPDNTFLTRGASYRMSAEQIRDNALAASGLLTRRIGGPSVHPYQPAGIWEALATRNAVKYVQSQGDSLYRRSMYTIWKRSSPPPMMLNFDAAERHTCIVKRQKTSTPLQALVTLNDPQFVEAARVLAQRSLCKGVRADQLITDAFKAIVSRLPRPKEFALMKQLYDEELADFTGNPKRAAELLSVGKYPVDKSLIPAELAAWTVVTSTLMNFDEAIIKR, from the coding sequence ATGCTTACCTGGTCTGACATACGATTTCGGTCTTTAATCCTTAGCGCGACGGCTGGGTTGTTTGGCGCGTCGGTCTGGCTAACGGCTTGTCGGAATTCGGTCGAAATGCCGGCCGACATCGTTGCTGCCGAAGCCAGTCTGCCCGAACAAATTGATTACAATCTGCACGTAAAACCGATTCTATCGGACCGCTGCTTTGCCTGTCATGGCCCCGATAAGGCCAAACAGCAGGCTGGCTTACGACTCGATACGCCCGATGGGGCCTATCAGGCCCTAACTAAAACGGGCCATACGGCCGTTGTGCCGGGCAATTTGAACGCCAGTGAGTTAGTTCATCGGATCATTAGCAGCGATCCGGATGAGATGATGCCAACGCCCGAATCGCATCTGACGCTGAATGCCGAAGAAAAAGCCCTGCTGATTCGCTGGGTCGAACAGGGCGCGGAGTACAAGCAGCACTGGTCGCTGATTGCTCCAACGATGCCGGAAGTGCCGAAGGTAAAGGACGAAACCTGGGCGAAAAACGACATTGACCGGTTTGTGCTGGCTAAACAGGAAGCCAGAAAACTTCGTCATGCGCCTGAAGCCAATAAAACAACGCTGCTTCGGCGCGTTAGCCTGGATTTAACGGGATTGCCACCGACGCCCGCCGAAGTGGATGCCTTCCTGACTGATAAGTCCCCCAATGCCTACGAAAAAGTTGTGAACCGGCTGCTGAACAGTCCACACTATGGGGAACGGCAAGCCGTTGAATGGCTCGACGTAGCCCGGTACGCCGACACCCACGGTTATCAGGACGACGGTCTGCGCACCATGTGGCCTTACCGCGACTGGGTTATCCGGGCCTATAACCGGAATTTGTCCTTCGATCGATTCATTACGTGGCAGCTGGCGGGTGATATGCTTCCCAAACCCAACCGCGACCAACTGATTGCAACGGCGTTTAACCGCAATCACCAGCAGAGCCAGGAAGGTGGCATTGTTGATGAAGAGTACCGCGTGGAGTACGTCGCTGACCGCACCGCTACGTTCGGGAAGGCGTTTCTGGGCCTAACGACCGAATGTGCCCGCTGCCACGACCATAAGTATGATCCAATCAGCCAGAAAGACTATTTCTCGCTGTTTGCCTTCTTCAACAGCAACAACGAACGCGGGCAGATTCCTTACAACGGCGAGGCTGCGCCAACCGTTACGCTGACAACGCCCGCGACGGATGCGCAACTGAAATTTATCCGGGAGCATTTAACGCCACTGGAGCAGAAACTGAACACCAACCGGCCCGACTATCAGCAGCGCTTTAGCCAGTGGCTGGCGAAAAATGAACGTCAGTCGGTAGTAGCTAACGACTCGGGGCTAATCGCGCATTACACGTTTGATGAAGCCGACCGCACCGATATTAAAGCCTATCTGAAAGCTGAAAGTGAAAAACGGAAACTGGAGGAAGCAAAGCGAAAGCTGGAAGAAGCCCGTAAGAAACCCGGCGTAAAAGCTGAGAAAAAGCCAGAAAAGAAGGACCCGCCCAAACGTAAGACAAAGGCGGAGCTGATGAAAGACCCGCGTAATGCCTTTACGAACCGGGTCAACGATACGATTCCTGCCTGGTTGGGTGGCGACTCCGACAACCTGCCGTATACCGTACCGGGTCGTTTTGGCATGGCCCGTTTCCTGCCCGGCGACAGCTATATTAGTCTGCCCTCCGATTTTGCCGTATTCGAACAGAACCAGCCGTTTACCATCAGCAGCTGGTATAAACTGTCCAAACCGGGCATTGCTGCCACGCTGCTCGGCCGAACGACGGGTCCTATGGATGGTCAGCGTGGCTACCAGCTTGATCTGCTGGCCGATGGACGTTTGAAAGTAACGCTTAGCCATGTCTGGCCTGCCAATGCGCTGGATATTGAATCGGTTGACAAAGTACCCGTTAACGCCTGGTTTCAGGTTGCCTTTACGTATGATGGCCGGGGTCGGGCCAATGGGCTTACGCTGTACCTGAACGGCAAGCCGTTGCGCACACGAATCATTGCCGATAATCTTCAGCATAGTATGGTGTACGGTAAAGACCGCAGCCATTGGGCGCAACACTCGTTTTACGTCGGACGGATGCACGACTATTTCTACAAGGACTTCGCCGTTGATGAGTTACGTATTTATAACCGCTGTCTGACACCCATCGAGATGCCCCGGCTGGCGGGTGCGCCCGACGCGCTGGTAACGGCTTTGCGGACGCCCGTTACCCAACGGACTCCGGCGCAACGGGCAGGTTTGTACACCTATTATGTGACAACGCAGGACCCGGTCTATCGGGTGGCTTTTGCGGAGGCAATGAAACTACGCGGAGAACAATTGACGCTCTACACCAACTCCGATCAGGTCATGGTGATGCAGGAACGTAAATACCCCCGGCAGACTCACCTGCTCAAGCGTGGGGTTTACGATGCGCCGGGCGAGGTGGTGATGCCTGCCGTTCTGCACAGCCTTAACCCAATGCCCGACGACCTGCCTAAAAACCGGCTTGGTCTGGCCAAATGGCTTTTACTACCTGAGAATCCGCTGTTCAGCCGGGTCATAGTGAACCGAGTCTGGCAACAGTATTTTGGGCAGGGATTGGCGAAAAACAGTGATGATTTTGGTAATCAGGGTGCTCTGCCCAGCCATTCCGAGCTGCTGGATTATCTGGCTGTCAGATTCAGGGAAGGAGGCAAAAGTGTGCAGCCTTGGAATATGAAGGAGCTGCAGAAACTGATTGTGATGTCGGCGACATACCGGCAGTCGTCGGCGGTGCCTGAACGGGTGCGGGAGGCTGATCCGGACAATACGTTCCTGACACGCGGAGCCAGTTATCGGATGTCGGCCGAGCAGATTCGCGACAACGCGTTAGCAGCCAGTGGTCTGCTAACCAGACGCATTGGCGGGCCGAGCGTCCATCCCTATCAGCCAGCCGGTATCTGGGAAGCGCTGGCCACCCGGAACGCCGTGAAATACGTTCAGAGCCAGGGCGATAGTTTGTACCGCCGGTCGATGTACACGATCTGGAAGCGAAGTTCGCCCCCGCCGATGATGCTGAATTTCGACGCGGCTGAACGGCATACCTGTATCGTAAAACGCCAAAAAACCAGTACGCCCCTGCAAGCACTGGTAACGCTGAATGATCCGCAGTTCGTCGAAGCCGCCCGGGTACTGGCGCAACGTTCGCTGTGCAAAGGTGTTCGGGCCGATCAATTAATCACCGATGCGTTCAAAGCGATTGTGAGCCGCCTGCCGCGGCCGAAGGAGTTTGCTTTAATGAAGCAGTTATACGACGAAGAACTGGCTGATTTTACGGGTAATCCAAAACGGGCCGCAGAACTGCTATCGGTGGGCAAGTACCCGGTTGATAAGAGTCTGATCCCCGCCGAGTTAGCCGCCTGGACGGTGGTAACGAGTACGTTAATGAATTTTGACGAAGCCATAATCAAACGATAA